One genomic segment of Rhizorhabdus phycosphaerae includes these proteins:
- a CDS encoding NAD(P)H-dependent flavin oxidoreductase has protein sequence MSGAARLTALMARGVDLLGSDYAILGGAMSWVSERNLVAAMSNAGCFGVIACGAMTPELLDAEIAGTKALTSKPFGVNLITMHPQLDALIDVCAKHGVGHVVLAGGLPPGGAIEKIKASGARVICFAPALALAKKLIRSGVDALVIEGMEAGGHIGPVSTSVLAQEILPVVGKDLPVFVAGGIGRGEAIASYLEMGAAGVQLGTRFVCATESIAHPNFKKAFIRASARDAVASVQIDPRLPVIPVRALRNASSELFTAKQREVAQLLDDGKVEMAEAQLQIEHYWAGALRRAVVDGDIEHGSVMAGQSVGMVTREEPLADIVAKLIEEAAAALELRNA, from the coding sequence ATGAGCGGCGCGGCCCGCCTCACGGCGCTGATGGCGCGTGGCGTCGATCTGCTCGGCAGCGACTATGCGATCCTCGGCGGCGCGATGAGCTGGGTCTCGGAGCGCAATCTCGTCGCGGCGATGTCCAACGCCGGCTGCTTCGGCGTGATCGCCTGCGGCGCAATGACGCCCGAACTGCTCGACGCGGAGATCGCTGGCACGAAGGCGCTGACGTCGAAGCCGTTCGGCGTGAACCTCATCACCATGCACCCGCAGCTCGATGCGCTGATCGACGTGTGCGCCAAGCACGGCGTCGGTCATGTGGTGCTGGCAGGCGGTCTGCCACCGGGCGGGGCGATCGAGAAGATCAAGGCGTCGGGCGCCAGGGTGATATGCTTCGCTCCCGCGCTGGCGCTGGCCAAGAAGCTGATCCGCTCGGGGGTCGATGCGCTGGTGATCGAGGGCATGGAAGCCGGCGGCCATATCGGTCCTGTCTCCACCTCGGTCCTGGCCCAGGAGATATTGCCCGTGGTGGGCAAGGATCTCCCCGTGTTCGTCGCGGGTGGAATCGGCCGGGGCGAAGCGATCGCCTCCTATCTCGAAATGGGCGCCGCCGGGGTCCAGCTCGGCACGCGCTTCGTCTGCGCGACCGAATCGATCGCACATCCCAACTTCAAGAAGGCGTTCATCCGCGCTTCGGCGCGCGACGCGGTCGCAAGCGTGCAGATCGATCCCCGCCTGCCGGTGATCCCGGTGCGCGCGCTCCGTAACGCCTCGTCCGAGCTGTTCACCGCCAAGCAGCGCGAGGTCGCGCAACTGCTCGACGACGGCAAGGTCGAGATGGCCGAGGCCCAACTGCAGATCGAGCATTACTGGGCCGGCGCCCTGCGTCGTGCGGTGGTCGACGGTGATATCGAACATGGTTCGGTCATGGCCGGCCAGTCCGTCGGCATGGTGACTCGCGAAGAACCGCTTGCCGATATCGTCGCAAAGCTGATCGAGGAAGCCGCAGCGGCACTCGAATTGCGTAACGCCTGA
- a CDS encoding aspartate kinase, protein MARIVMKFGGTSMAGIERIRNVANRVKHEVELGNEVAVVVSAMSGETDRLVNFCREASPLYDPREYDVVVSSGEQVTSGLLAIVLQSMGVKARSWLGWQLPITTSDAHASARIEQINSDAIGKAMASGEVAVIPGFQGLTEDQRITTLGRGGSDTSAVAVAAAMKADRCDIYTDVDGVYTTDPRIVPKARKLAKVTYEEMLELASVGAKVLQTRSVGLAMKEKVRVQVLSSFDQPTDNPTPGTMIVSEEELEGSAMERQLITGIAYDKNETKITLTQVPDRPGAVAAIFAPLAEANINVDMIVQNVAHDTGSTDVTFTVPSAELARSLDVLERERGKIGYEKLVHDTNVAKISVVGVGMRSHAGVASKMFDALAQRGINVLAITTSEIKVSVLIHEDYTELAVRVLHTAYGLDAEDAA, encoded by the coding sequence ATGGCGCGCATCGTAATGAAATTCGGCGGCACCTCGATGGCGGGGATCGAACGAATTCGCAACGTAGCGAACCGCGTGAAGCATGAGGTCGAGCTCGGCAACGAAGTCGCGGTGGTCGTGTCGGCCATGTCCGGCGAAACCGACCGTCTCGTCAACTTCTGCCGCGAGGCTTCGCCGCTCTACGATCCGCGCGAATATGACGTCGTGGTGTCCTCGGGCGAGCAGGTGACGAGTGGCCTGCTCGCGATCGTGCTCCAGTCGATGGGAGTGAAGGCGCGCAGCTGGCTCGGCTGGCAGCTGCCCATCACCACCTCCGACGCCCACGCCTCGGCGCGGATCGAGCAGATCAATTCCGACGCGATCGGCAAGGCGATGGCCTCGGGCGAGGTCGCCGTCATCCCGGGTTTCCAGGGCCTGACCGAGGACCAGCGGATCACGACGCTGGGCCGTGGGGGCTCCGACACCTCGGCGGTCGCGGTCGCGGCGGCGATGAAGGCCGATCGCTGTGACATCTATACCGACGTCGACGGCGTCTATACGACCGATCCGCGGATCGTCCCCAAGGCGCGTAAGCTCGCCAAGGTGACCTATGAGGAGATGCTGGAACTGGCGTCGGTCGGTGCCAAGGTCCTGCAGACCCGCTCGGTCGGGCTTGCGATGAAGGAGAAGGTGCGGGTGCAGGTGCTCTCGTCCTTCGACCAGCCGACCGATAACCCAACGCCTGGCACGATGATCGTCAGCGAGGAAGAACTCGAAGGAAGCGCCATGGAACGCCAGCTCATCACCGGCATCGCCTATGACAAGAACGAGACCAAGATCACGCTGACCCAGGTTCCGGACCGTCCGGGCGCGGTCGCAGCGATCTTCGCGCCGCTCGCCGAAGCCAATATCAACGTCGACATGATCGTGCAGAATGTCGCGCACGACACCGGATCGACCGACGTGACCTTCACCGTGCCCTCGGCCGAGCTGGCCCGCTCGCTCGACGTGCTCGAGCGGGAGCGCGGCAAGATCGGCTATGAAAAGCTGGTCCACGACACCAATGTCGCCAAGATCTCGGTGGTGGGCGTAGGCATGCGCAGCCATGCGGGTGTTGCCTCGAAGATGTTCGACGCGCTGGCCCAGCGCGGGATCAACGTCCTCGCGATCACCACCTCCGAGATCAAGGTCTCGGTCCTGATCCACGAGGATTATACCGAACTGGCGGTCCGCGTGCTGCACACTGCCTACGGACTCGACGCGGAGGACGCCGCCTGA
- the ubiG gene encoding bifunctional 2-polyprenyl-6-hydroxyphenol methylase/3-demethylubiquinol 3-O-methyltransferase UbiG, giving the protein MNASAQQHGSILAEEAAHFGSMAAEWWDPKGSSAMLHKLNPPRLRHVRDTVDRHWSLDPQSLRPLVGRRVADIGCGAGLLAEPLARLGAEMVAVDAAAENIAVARIHAEKQGLTIDYRHGGFEALAGERFDLVTSMEVIEHVSDPASFVAGLADLLAPDGILILSTPNRSPLSRLALIGVAEGFGLIPRGTHDWNRFLTPDELAAHVEAAGLRVIDRKGLSFSIASGFQLSDDLTLDYFLTAVR; this is encoded by the coding sequence ATGAACGCAAGCGCACAACAGCATGGGTCGATCCTCGCAGAGGAAGCGGCCCATTTCGGCAGCATGGCGGCGGAATGGTGGGATCCGAAAGGGTCATCGGCCATGCTCCACAAGCTCAACCCCCCTCGCCTGCGCCACGTGCGCGACACGGTCGATCGGCACTGGTCTCTCGATCCGCAGAGCCTGCGGCCGTTGGTGGGTCGTCGTGTGGCGGACATAGGCTGTGGCGCAGGGCTGCTCGCCGAACCGCTGGCGCGGCTCGGCGCGGAGATGGTCGCGGTCGATGCCGCAGCCGAGAATATCGCCGTCGCCCGTATCCACGCCGAAAAGCAAGGCCTGACGATCGACTATCGTCATGGTGGGTTCGAAGCGCTCGCCGGCGAGCGCTTCGATCTGGTGACCTCGATGGAGGTGATCGAGCATGTCTCAGACCCGGCAAGCTTCGTGGCGGGCCTGGCCGATCTCCTCGCCCCGGACGGCATCCTGATCCTCTCGACGCCGAACCGCAGCCCCCTGTCGCGGCTCGCGCTGATCGGCGTTGCCGAGGGCTTCGGCCTGATCCCCAGGGGCACGCATGACTGGAACCGCTTCCTGACACCCGACGAACTTGCGGCCCATGTCGAGGCGGCCGGCCTGCGCGTGATCGATCGCAAGGGCCTCTCCTTCTCGATCGCGTCGGGCTTCCAGCTGAGCGACGACCTGACGCTCGACTATTTCCTGACGGCGGTCCGGTGA
- a CDS encoding class I SAM-dependent methyltransferase produces the protein MSSFKDHFSSHASAYSTYRPRYPAALADWLASEAPSRSLAVDVGCGSGQLSILLADCFAQVAALDPSAEQIANASPHARVAYRVAPAEQTGIAADSADLLTAAQAAHWFDLPAFFAEAQRILKPGGLIALVTYAGMLPGTPVADIVETFRTDVLAPFWPPERAMVDNDYRDIRLPFEAVDAPRMILEARWSLDALIGYLDTWSAVRAMERSIGRADFDRTVELLRDAWGPSEDSKLLQWPLTVVVGRKG, from the coding sequence GTGAGCAGCTTCAAGGACCATTTCTCGTCTCACGCCTCGGCCTATTCGACCTACAGGCCCCGTTATCCAGCCGCGCTGGCCGACTGGCTCGCCTCCGAAGCGCCCTCGAGGTCGCTTGCCGTCGACGTCGGCTGCGGGTCCGGGCAACTGTCGATCCTTCTCGCCGACTGCTTCGCACAGGTAGCCGCGCTCGATCCAAGCGCCGAGCAGATCGCCAATGCCTCTCCTCATGCCCGGGTCGCCTATCGGGTCGCGCCGGCCGAGCAGACCGGCATCGCGGCAGACAGCGCCGATCTGCTGACCGCTGCACAGGCCGCCCACTGGTTCGACCTTCCCGCCTTCTTTGCCGAAGCGCAGCGCATCCTGAAGCCCGGCGGGCTCATCGCGCTGGTAACCTATGCCGGGATGCTTCCGGGCACGCCCGTCGCCGACATCGTCGAGACCTTCCGCACCGACGTGCTCGCACCTTTTTGGCCGCCCGAGAGGGCCATGGTCGACAATGACTATCGGGATATCCGGCTGCCGTTCGAGGCGGTCGACGCTCCGCGCATGATCCTCGAGGCACGCTGGTCGCTCGACGCGCTGATCGGCTATCTCGACACATGGTCGGCGGTTCGGGCGATGGAGCGCTCCATTGGGAGAGCAGATTTCGATCGGACCGTCGAGCTGTTGCGAGACGCCTGGGGGCCTTCCGAGGACAGCAAGCTCCTGCAATGGCCGCTGACCGTCGTCGTGGGCCGGAAAGGGTGA
- a CDS encoding NUDIX hydrolase, whose translation MSDDLPPAALAATLILLRERRDGPPEIPMIGRSARMRFAASRMVFPGGRLDADDFAIAARGDLVADAEGLDEAEIAHRVAAVRETIEEIGLAPCVAGLDTAAQIGELRERLHAGEPLTRLLETHGLTLHLRELHPFSRWRPDHALTHRFDTRFYIARVPEMGEAVADGGESVHCRWGTAREHLSQSGLIFPTQRNLERIAQAASWAEAVEISARYPMEVVTPWVEERDGVPWLHIPEHLGYPVTAQLLSEVDRAMDPRRLPSTSAPG comes from the coding sequence GTGAGCGACGACCTCCCTCCTGCGGCATTGGCGGCAACGCTGATCCTGCTGCGCGAGCGGCGGGACGGCCCTCCGGAGATTCCGATGATCGGCCGCAGCGCGCGCATGCGCTTCGCCGCCAGCCGCATGGTCTTTCCCGGCGGCCGGCTCGATGCCGACGACTTCGCCATCGCCGCGCGCGGGGATCTGGTTGCCGACGCCGAGGGACTGGATGAAGCCGAGATCGCCCATCGAGTGGCGGCCGTGCGCGAGACGATCGAGGAGATCGGGCTGGCCCCCTGCGTCGCCGGGCTCGATACGGCCGCGCAGATCGGAGAGCTTCGCGAGCGGCTCCACGCAGGCGAGCCTCTTACGCGCCTTCTCGAAACCCATGGCCTGACGCTGCACCTGCGTGAGCTTCATCCTTTTTCGCGCTGGCGGCCCGATCATGCGCTGACCCACCGGTTCGACACGCGCTTCTATATCGCCCGCGTGCCCGAGATGGGCGAAGCGGTCGCCGACGGGGGCGAGAGCGTCCATTGCCGCTGGGGCACCGCGCGCGAGCATCTGTCGCAGAGCGGGCTGATCTTTCCCACGCAGCGCAATCTGGAAAGGATCGCCCAGGCGGCGAGCTGGGCGGAGGCGGTGGAGATTTCGGCGCGTTACCCGATGGAGGTCGTCACGCCCTGGGTCGAAGAACGGGATGGCGTGCCATGGCTGCACATCCCAGAGCATCTCGGCTATCCGGTCACCGCGCAACTGCTGTCGGAGGTGGACCGGGCGATGGATCCAAGGAGATTGCCCAGCACGTCAGCGCCCGGATAG
- a CDS encoding class I mannose-6-phosphate isomerase → MAATFLTHHAVEKPWGRRDLAPLFPDAAPDEPAIGEIWYDDPRGGAHDLLIKYLFTSERLSVQVHPDDDAARDRGFARGKDEAWIILSAEPDSTIALGFREPHDAAAVRAAALDGSIEHMLHWQPVQAGDVIYSPAGTVHAIGKGLRVVEVQQNLDLTYRFYDYGSARELHLDDAMAVSDFTPFAGKTIARPIGDGREIMAEGGKFVLERWSSAGLQDVDPGTLPLWLLPVAGTLEVDGRAAGLGDAILVEGPSRVTLSPDSTVYAAYPGADVLGNLLGSIARSTSDSSCAVTG, encoded by the coding sequence ATGGCGGCGACTTTCCTGACCCATCATGCGGTCGAAAAACCCTGGGGACGCCGCGACCTGGCCCCGCTGTTTCCCGACGCCGCGCCTGACGAACCGGCGATCGGGGAGATCTGGTACGACGATCCGCGCGGCGGCGCCCACGACCTGTTGATCAAATATCTCTTCACCAGCGAACGTCTGTCGGTGCAAGTGCACCCCGACGACGACGCCGCCCGCGACCGCGGCTTCGCCCGAGGCAAGGACGAGGCGTGGATCATCCTCTCGGCCGAACCGGACTCGACCATCGCGCTCGGCTTCCGAGAGCCGCATGATGCCGCAGCGGTCCGAGCAGCGGCTCTCGACGGGTCGATCGAGCATATGCTGCATTGGCAGCCCGTGCAGGCGGGCGACGTCATCTATTCTCCGGCCGGAACGGTTCATGCGATCGGCAAGGGCCTGCGGGTGGTCGAGGTGCAGCAGAATCTCGACCTCACCTATCGCTTCTACGACTATGGATCGGCGCGCGAACTGCATCTCGACGATGCGATGGCGGTCTCGGATTTTACGCCATTTGCGGGAAAGACAATCGCTCGCCCCATCGGTGACGGCCGCGAGATCATGGCCGAGGGCGGCAAATTCGTCCTCGAACGATGGAGCAGCGCGGGCCTGCAGGATGTCGATCCGGGGACATTGCCGCTGTGGCTGCTTCCGGTCGCCGGCACGCTCGAGGTCGATGGCCGTGCTGCGGGACTCGGCGACGCTATCCTCGTCGAAGGGCCGAGCAGGGTCACCCTGTCGCCGGACAGCACGGTCTATGCCGCCTATCCGGGCGCTGACGTGCTGGGCAATCTCCTTGGATCCATCGCCCGGTCCACCTCCGACAGCAGTTGCGCGGTGACCGGATAG
- a CDS encoding histidine kinase, which yields MTFNADTPRGASVSPRVALISIICFWMVYCVIATIRSFMIDLGHQTDMLAARAFVSIGSMVATFIVYLAMRPLARKSLAVKITAVALLSIPAAIAYSSMNWMAFREIDRRIDADKAEKEMRPTSESTAAEQSRAQVKAAIEAARAAVREAAERAREAAEQKAETQREAAERRAEIQSRLAEAQSELARASAERRRQIEEAKREVAERQAEIQRKLATARSELARAGIERRQQIAESKREAEEAVREAAEAQQEAYREAVRDYRDQMKEVRLAVEEARQQGVKIDDLDMVMSAMPPPPAAPAVPAPATTPEAPTAPQTPSTIEIPEIKIPMPVISEPSPGTVMIQVGRPTDTYKEHDKSVLAQIADQALNGYFFFIAWGALFLALSYASAVREAERQAASYRAAARDAELRALRYQVNPHFLFNTLNSLSTLILKDSRDEAEAMILNLSTFFRTSLTCDPTEDVVLAEEIRLQRLYLDIEAIRFPERLIVQIHVPTELEDACVPCLILQPLVENAIKYGVSRAKRPVTLRITAREDSHGLVLAVEDDGDPLEGSEKPTGTGVGLRNVSDRLRARFGDDASCRYGPLPNGGFGVTLFMPLIRNGR from the coding sequence ATGACGTTCAACGCTGACACGCCGCGCGGTGCCTCGGTAAGCCCGCGCGTGGCCCTGATCTCGATCATCTGCTTCTGGATGGTCTATTGCGTCATCGCGACGATCCGGTCCTTCATGATCGACCTCGGGCACCAGACCGATATGCTGGCCGCCCGCGCCTTCGTGTCGATCGGTTCGATGGTGGCGACATTCATAGTCTATCTCGCCATGCGTCCTCTCGCGCGGAAGTCGCTGGCGGTGAAGATCACTGCGGTCGCGCTGCTGTCGATTCCCGCAGCGATCGCCTACAGTTCGATGAACTGGATGGCTTTCCGGGAAATCGACCGCCGGATCGATGCCGACAAGGCCGAGAAGGAGATGAGGCCGACGTCGGAATCGACCGCCGCGGAGCAATCTCGTGCGCAGGTCAAGGCAGCCATCGAAGCCGCGCGCGCCGCCGTGCGCGAAGCCGCAGAGCGCGCCCGCGAAGCCGCGGAACAGAAAGCGGAAACGCAGCGCGAAGCCGCCGAACGCCGGGCCGAGATCCAAAGCCGGCTGGCCGAGGCTCAGAGCGAACTTGCCCGGGCAAGCGCCGAACGCCGGCGACAGATCGAGGAAGCCAAGCGGGAGGTGGCGGAGCGTCAGGCTGAAATCCAGCGCAAGCTGGCGACCGCCCGAAGCGAACTGGCCCGAGCGGGTATCGAACGTCGGCAGCAAATCGCCGAAAGCAAACGTGAAGCCGAGGAGGCTGTGCGCGAAGCGGCGGAGGCGCAGCAGGAGGCCTATCGGGAAGCCGTTCGCGATTATCGTGATCAGATGAAGGAGGTGCGGCTCGCTGTCGAGGAAGCCCGGCAGCAAGGCGTGAAGATCGACGACCTCGATATGGTGATGTCGGCCATGCCGCCACCGCCTGCCGCACCGGCGGTGCCTGCGCCCGCTACGACACCCGAAGCGCCGACCGCGCCACAGACCCCGTCCACGATCGAGATACCCGAGATCAAGATTCCGATGCCCGTGATCAGCGAGCCGTCGCCGGGCACGGTGATGATCCAGGTCGGCAGGCCGACCGACACCTATAAGGAGCATGACAAGTCGGTCCTGGCCCAGATCGCCGACCAGGCGCTGAACGGCTACTTCTTCTTCATCGCCTGGGGCGCGCTCTTCCTTGCCCTCTCCTACGCATCGGCGGTGCGCGAGGCCGAGCGGCAGGCGGCTTCCTACCGTGCGGCAGCGCGCGACGCCGAGCTTCGGGCGTTGCGTTACCAGGTGAACCCGCACTTCCTGTTCAACACGCTCAACTCGCTATCGACGCTGATCCTCAAGGACAGCCGCGACGAAGCGGAAGCGATGATCCTGAATCTGTCTACCTTCTTCCGGACGAGCCTGACCTGCGACCCTACCGAGGACGTTGTCCTGGCCGAGGAGATCCGGCTGCAACGGCTCTATCTGGACATCGAGGCCATTCGTTTCCCTGAGCGTCTGATCGTCCAGATTCACGTCCCGACAGAACTCGAGGATGCGTGCGTGCCCTGTCTCATCCTCCAGCCGCTGGTCGAGAACGCTATCAAATATGGCGTCTCGCGGGCCAAGCGACCGGTCACCCTGCGCATCACTGCGCGGGAAGACTCGCATGGCCTCGTCCTCGCGGTCGAGGACGACGGAGATCCGCTCGAGGGGAGCGAGAAGCCGACCGGTACCGGCGTTGGTCTGCGCAACGTATCGGACCGGCTGCGCGCGCGGTTCGGCGACGATGCGAGCTGTCGCTATGGTCCCCTTCCCAATGGCGGTTTTGGCGTCACGCTTTTCATGCCATTGATTCGGAATGGCCGCTGA
- a CDS encoding LytR/AlgR family response regulator transcription factor has protein sequence MAADSPIRTLVVDDEPLAIERLQILCAREPMIDLVGTASDGEAALRLIDALEPEMLLLDIAMPGLDGIGVARAIEQGRCKPAVVFCTAFDQYAVTAFDLSATDYLLKPVAQDRLGRAVARVLERRKAPTDDSPASQYAQEFWVPHRSEMIRVAAQDIDRIEAERDYMRLHIGQRSFLLHQTITELERRLDPAEFVRLHRSTIVRRDHIARLSHDGMGVWHAVLRDEEKIRIGRTYLPAARALMGR, from the coding sequence ATGGCCGCTGATTCGCCGATAAGAACGCTGGTTGTCGACGACGAGCCGCTTGCAATCGAGCGTCTCCAGATCCTGTGCGCGCGCGAACCGATGATCGACCTTGTCGGCACGGCGTCCGACGGGGAAGCCGCGCTGCGGCTGATCGACGCGCTCGAACCCGAAATGCTGTTGCTCGACATCGCTATGCCGGGCCTCGACGGTATCGGGGTGGCCCGCGCGATCGAGCAAGGGCGATGCAAGCCGGCGGTCGTGTTCTGCACCGCCTTCGATCAATATGCGGTGACGGCCTTCGACCTGTCCGCCACCGACTATCTCCTCAAGCCGGTCGCCCAGGATCGCCTCGGGCGCGCCGTGGCGCGGGTCCTGGAGCGCCGCAAAGCACCGACCGACGATAGTCCAGCCTCCCAATATGCGCAGGAATTCTGGGTCCCCCACAGATCGGAGATGATCAGGGTTGCGGCGCAGGATATCGACCGGATCGAGGCCGAGCGCGACTATATGCGGCTGCATATCGGCCAGCGCAGCTTCCTCCTTCACCAGACGATCACCGAGCTCGAACGGCGGCTCGATCCGGCCGAGTTCGTGCGTCTCCACCGCAGCACGATCGTTCGGCGCGATCATATCGCGCGGCTGAGCCACGACGGCATGGGCGTATGGCATGCGGTGCTGCGCGACGAGGAGAAGATCCGGATCGGCCGGACCTATCTCCCCGCTGCCAGAGCGCTCATGGGGCGCTAG
- the leuB gene encoding 3-isopropylmalate dehydrogenase produces the protein MLIALLPGDGIGPEVVAEAVRVLDVVAGDRLTFETGLVGGAAYKAEGHPLPPATLDLAKRADAILFGAVGDPDCDALERHLRPEQAILGLRKALGMFANLRPAKLFKELADASALRPEVAGAIDMVIVRELNGDVYFGEKGMRKTADGRRQGYDVMSYDEDEVARIARVGFETARARNGRLCSVDKANVLETSQLWRDVVIEISAEYPDVVLSHMYVDNAAMQLVRNPGQFDVIVTGNLFGDILSDQASMCAGSIGMLASAALDANQKGLYEPIHGSAPDIAGQGKANPLATILSAAMMLRYSLGMAAEADRIEAAVAKALENGARTADLGGSMTTSEMGDAVLAVL, from the coding sequence ATGCTGATTGCCTTGTTGCCCGGAGACGGCATCGGACCGGAAGTCGTCGCCGAAGCGGTGCGTGTGCTCGACGTCGTCGCCGGCGATCGCCTCACGTTCGAGACGGGTCTCGTCGGCGGTGCGGCCTACAAGGCCGAGGGCCATCCCCTGCCGCCGGCGACGCTCGACCTCGCGAAGCGCGCCGACGCCATCCTGTTCGGTGCGGTCGGCGACCCCGACTGCGACGCGCTCGAGCGCCACCTGCGCCCCGAGCAGGCCATATTGGGTCTCCGCAAGGCGCTCGGCATGTTCGCCAATCTGCGCCCTGCCAAGCTGTTCAAGGAACTGGCCGATGCCTCGGCTCTGCGCCCTGAGGTGGCCGGCGCGATCGACATGGTCATCGTGCGCGAACTGAATGGGGACGTCTATTTCGGCGAGAAAGGCATGCGGAAGACCGCCGATGGCCGCCGTCAGGGCTATGACGTCATGTCCTATGACGAGGATGAGGTGGCGCGGATCGCGCGGGTCGGCTTCGAGACGGCGCGCGCGCGCAACGGCCGCTTGTGTTCGGTCGACAAGGCCAATGTGCTCGAGACCTCGCAGCTGTGGCGCGACGTGGTGATCGAGATTTCGGCCGAGTATCCCGACGTCGTGCTCAGCCACATGTATGTCGACAATGCCGCGATGCAGCTGGTGCGCAATCCGGGCCAGTTCGACGTCATCGTCACCGGCAATCTGTTCGGCGATATCCTGTCCGACCAGGCCTCGATGTGCGCAGGCTCGATCGGCATGCTCGCTTCGGCCGCGCTCGATGCGAACCAAAAGGGCCTGTACGAACCGATCCACGGCTCGGCGCCAGATATCGCGGGTCAGGGCAAGGCCAACCCGCTGGCGACGATCCTGTCGGCTGCGATGATGCTGCGTTATTCGCTGGGCATGGCGGCGGAAGCTGACCGGATCGAGGCGGCCGTGGCCAAGGCGCTCGAAAATGGCGCGCGGACGGCCGATCTCGGTGGTTCGATGACGACCAGCGAAATGGGCGACGCCGTCCTCGCAGTCCTCTGA
- the recO gene encoding DNA repair protein RecO produces the protein MQLRTSAIICSMRAHGEHGAVVRALTPANGLLAGYVRGGRSRRLRPVLVPGNLVAADFRARTPEQLPGLTVELNHSRAGLLAEPLAASAIDWLTTLTAVGLAEGQPHARLYDALDGTLAAVEYAPSARGWATSAVRYELLVMTELGYALDLSGCAAGGPSDDLAYVSPKSGAAVSRAAGEPYADRLLRLPPFLVAGGEAADWGDILDGLKLTGYFLGRDIFVDRRRDALDARERLIDRIRRLV, from the coding sequence ATGCAGTTGCGCACCTCCGCCATCATCTGCTCGATGCGCGCCCATGGCGAGCATGGAGCGGTCGTGCGCGCGCTCACTCCCGCCAACGGCCTGCTCGCGGGCTATGTGCGTGGGGGGCGATCGCGGCGGCTGCGACCAGTGCTCGTCCCCGGCAATCTCGTGGCGGCTGACTTTCGCGCGCGAACCCCGGAGCAACTGCCGGGGCTGACGGTGGAATTGAATCACAGCCGGGCAGGGCTGCTGGCCGAGCCGCTGGCCGCCTCCGCGATCGACTGGCTGACCACCCTGACGGCGGTCGGCCTCGCCGAGGGGCAACCGCATGCCCGCCTCTACGATGCGCTGGACGGAACGCTGGCGGCGGTCGAATATGCGCCCTCGGCGCGCGGTTGGGCGACGTCTGCCGTGCGCTACGAGCTGCTGGTCATGACCGAACTGGGCTATGCGCTCGATCTGTCGGGATGTGCGGCGGGCGGCCCGTCTGACGACCTCGCTTATGTCAGTCCGAAGAGCGGCGCCGCGGTATCGCGCGCGGCCGGCGAGCCCTATGCCGACCGCCTCCTGCGCCTGCCACCGTTCCTCGTTGCGGGCGGCGAGGCGGCCGACTGGGGCGATATCCTCGACGGGCTCAAGCTCACCGGCTATTTTCTGGGCCGGGACATTTTCGTGGATCGCCGCCGCGACGCGCTCGACGCCCGGGAGCGGCTGATCGACCGCATCCGGCGCCTGGTCTGA